The window CGCCGGCAGGTCGGAATGGGAAGCTGCTGGCGAGAGCCACCCGGCAGAAACCGGCGACAGCGCGACGGCGACGGCGGAGATGGCCGCGGAAGCCCTAGCCCCGGCCGAGGCGCCGGCGCAAGACGAGGCTCCGAAAGAGGACGGCGCGAAGGCGCAAGCGAAGCCAGAGGCCGAACCAGAGCCAAAATCCGAGACCAAACCCAAGCGGTCGCGGCGCAAGCGCAAGACGGCAAAGCCGGAACCGGTTGCTGCCGATGCGGCGCCGGAGGCGGCCGCCGTGGCAAGCACGCCGGAACCGCCCGGCCTGGATGGCTTTGACCGCATCGCGGATGAGGCTCCCTCGCCTCCGGCCGCGGCCGCGGAAACGCTTGCCCGGGTCCCGCAGCCGGCGCTGCAGCCTGAGCCGGCCGCTCCGCCGCGCCAGGGCTGGTGGCGCAAGCGCGTCGCCGGCTCCGAAGAGTCGCAGGGCTAGGTCAAGCGCGGAGGCCGAACCGCTGGAGCCATTCGCCGATGCGCCTTACCGCCTCTTCGATATCCTCCGGCGGGCCGGCGAAGGAGAGCCGCACGTAGCGGTTGCCGTTCTCGGGATCGAAGTCGAGCCCCGGCGTCACCGCGACGCCGGTCTCGCGCAGAAGCCGTTTGGCGAAGTCCATGGAATCGTTGGTGTGGCGGCTGACGTCGACATAGGCGTAGAAGGCGCCGTCCATGGGCAGGAAGTCGCCGAGCCCGACTTCGGGCAGCGCGCGCAGCAGGAAATCGCGGTTTTTCGCGTAAGCCGCGCGGTTCGCCTCCAATTCCTCGGTGGCCTCGAAGGCGGCGACGGCGGCAAGCTGCGATAGGGCCGGCACGGAGATGAAAAGGTTCTGCGCCAACCGCTCGACAGGCCGCACCAGCCGCTCGGGAAGCACCATCCAGCCGACTCGCCAGCCGGTCATCGAATAATATTTCGAAAACGAGTTGATGACGATGACGTCGTCGGAAAATCTCAGCGCCGTCTCGGCCGGCCGATCGTACGTCAGGCCGTGATAGATCTCGTCGGAAATGAACCAGATGCCCTCCCCGGCGCACAGCTCGACCACC is drawn from Hyphomicrobiales bacterium and contains these coding sequences:
- a CDS encoding aminotransferase class I/II-fold pyridoxal phosphate-dependent enzyme; the encoded protein is MNRPTGQRLKPSRRSEVASFIAMDVLGEANRLEAEGRRILHLEVGQPGTPAPRMVRERARRALDVERLGYTDALGIPLLRARISRHYAETYGLDVPSERIAVTTGSSGGFILSFLAGFDVGARVAMPTPGYPAYRNILTTLGLETVPLRVGEATRWAPTPAMIHAQQKKGPIDGLLVASPANPTGTMLTTAVLEEVVELCAGEGIWFISDEIYHGLTYDRPAETALRFSDDVIVINSFSKYYSMTGWRVGWMVLPERLVRPVERLAQNLFISVPALSQLAAVAAFEATEELEANRAAYAKNRDFLLRALPEVGLGDFLPMDGAFYAYVDVSRHTNDSMDFAKRLLRETGVAVTPGLDFDPENGNRYVRLSFAGPPEDIEEAVRRIGEWLQRFGLRA